The Drosophila yakuba strain Tai18E2 chromosome X, Prin_Dyak_Tai18E2_2.1, whole genome shotgun sequence DNA segment ACCACTCTTTGCGCTCTACAAGAAGTGGCAGCAGCGACAGCCCCAGGTCACTGGGAAATCGGGTGCCGGTGCTGGGGCAAATGCCACGCGACGCTTCACGGACTTGTTCTACAGCAAACTCTCGCCACTGTTGGCCAAGCACAACCTGCAGGTGAGCGACCCGCGACGCCAGTGGCCAATCTCTGCCCTGCGCCAGGTGCTCGCGGAATTGTCGCAGGAAACACCCGGAGATCTGCTCGCCCGCGAACTGTGGTGCCAGGCGGGAAACGCCGCCGAGTGGCGGCAGTCGGTGCGTCGCTATGCCCGCTGCATGTCGGTCATGTCGATGATTGGCTACGTCATTGGCCTGGGCGATCGTCATTTGGACAACGTGCTTATCAACCTGGGCAGCGGCGATATCGTGCACATCGACTACAACGTGTGCTTCGAAAAGGGCCGCACGCTGCGCATCCCCGAGAAGGTGCCCTTCCGTCTCACCCAGAATCTGGTGCACGCCCTGGGCATCACGGGAATCGAGGTAAGACCACTCTTCACCCTACTACTTTACTGCAGTTTCTTTCGACTTTGGAATCGATCTATCTAAACAAACCGCTGGTGGTGGGTTAAAAAACGGTGCTCCTAATGATAATGTCCACTTTTATTGCTATCATCTCAATTTGATTCTACCAAGTCAGAGCGGTGTGTTTTCCGTGCCGTTAATCACTGCGTGTCCTTCGGCTTGATCTCCTGCTGGTAGCCcgtggatgaggatgtggcCTCCATGCGGTGCTTGCTATCCGCCGGCAACGGATCATCGCACTGCCTCGTTGGTCGGCAGCACAGTGTTTGGGCAAAGGCTCGCCGGAAGCCGGAGTTCTTCCACGAATAAATTATGGGATTGAGAGCAGAGTTGGCAATGGCCAGAGAAAACGTCGTCTTGTAGATCATCGAGCTGCTCCGGCAGATGCTGAATAGCTGGGCAATGGCCACACAGAAGTACGGTAGCCAACAGAGCGTGAAGCAGCCCATGATGAATACTACGATCTGGACGCTTTTCCAGTCCGGATGCAGCAGCAGACTCCGCATTGTGGTGGCCTCGTCCGTGTTGTAGACCACCGACTGTCGCAATCGCAGCGCCTGCTTGGATGCTTCGCGCATGATGCGCCAGTAGACGAGGAACATGCATATCCAGATGATCACAAATCCCGGCGTTATCACTCCGGCTATGTAACCGGGTGAGAGAACTTCGTCGAATTCACACGCCTGCGCCTCCGGCCATCGATTCCAGAAAACGGGCAGCAGGGCCACCAAAGCACCCACGCACCAGTTGGATATGATGATGCCATACGCCACTCGACGGGTCATGTATCTACGGTTTAGATGGGTTTCTCTTATGTAGCCACTGAATTAGGATTGATCCCGTTCCCTTGACCCCTTACCTTCTGTAGTGCAGGGCATAGACCACTGCTATATACCGATCCACCGCAATGGAGATTAGAGTCAGCATGGACACGCAGCAGGCGCAGATGAGCAGAAAGAAGCGTAGCAGGCAGGGTGCTCTCATGGCGCCAATATCCGAGCCCATGTAGAAGGCCAGGTGATAGGGCAGAGCCAATCCCACACAGAAGTCGGAGACGGCCAGCGACAGGATGAACAGATTGGAGATGACCGATCGCAGGTGGCGACATGTGCGCACCGCCACAATGGTCAGCATATTGCCGCCCAAGATGAGGACAAACAAGAAGGCATTGATGGCGAGCCACAGAAGATGCCCGGCACCCAAGTTGGTCGCCTGGAGACTTATTTCCTTTGGCGTTTCCGTGGCATTCTGCCGCTGCCACAGGAACGGGTCGACACCCAACGCTGCCGGGGAGCTGCGATAATCCCAAGCGGGCGATGAGCTGCTGGTAAATGCCATGGGCCGCGATGGAAAACGAAGCGCACGCGACGCCAGTGGTTGGCTATCTGGCAACCGTGGGAGCTGGAGCTGTCCGACTTTTGGCCAGGACTTCGGCTCGGTTCGGATCGGTTCGGATCGGATGCAGATTCAATTGGGCTTCGGCACGGACCGTGGGCGTCGTTTGTTTACGTTTCGCTGGTGGCTTTACGACATCGTCACCACCACTGTTAACTGATAGCGCGCCAGATCCACCGTGAGAACCGCAATCCGTTGATAAGCCCGCCACTTTGGCCCAACCACCATCCACCTACCCACCCATAGAACCACTTCATCCATTGCCCCCGAGCGTTTGGAGTGCCCGGACTCCCGGGCCCAATGCATGGCCAAACAGATCGCTGGGGGTTTTAGCAGATTAGTCCAGCTCCGCGGACCAAAATAGATTGATAAACAACCAGGGTCAGTAGTAAACAGATACATCATTgattttgccaaaatttccAGCAGGATCCATTGCATTTTCTCGATAAAATGAAAGCGAAGAACCTATAAGTCGCGATGGGTGATATAAATCCGATGTTACAGAACCCATGGAACAAAACAGACCACATCTAAGGATAACATGGCCAAATGGATAAATGGGGTAAATCTGGTGtccatttatatatatctaaatgGACAGACATTGTGGCTTATCACGCAAATTGCGGGCCAATCTACAATTGTAAACAGCGATTAGCGTCGCTGGCAGTCGAGGTCGTATATGTAGAACATGGTTATGGTTTCGGTCTTGTTTCTAGTTCTGGTTGAGTTCTGGTTGGGGCTCCCATAAAATCAGCATTGCCAATATTTCGAATCGTATATCTGTGCGCCATGCGACAGATGGAAACGGTTCCGTCGTACATTTATTGGACCCCAATGTCCCATTTACAGCAGTGATAtaaatgcatatacatatagacaAAGCACCGTCATTAACCATTAAACCGATCGTCTTTTGCAGGGCTCCTTCCGCTTGGGCTGCGAATATGTGCTAAAGGTGATGCGCAAGGAGCGCGAGACTCTGCTGACCCTGCTGGAGGCCTTCGTCTACGATCCCCTGGTGGATTGGACCATCAACGACGATGCCCAGGCCATGCGCCGATCCCTGAACGCCAAGCATCAGCAGGTGACTGGTGGAGGAGCAAGTGGTTCCGGTGGCGGAGATCTTAAGTGCCACAAGAAGGACAAGAGTAAGGGAAAGACACACGATTGGGATGCCAAGCGACAGCACTTCCTAAGCAAGCTGGGTATGCTGCAAAAATACTGGTCCACCCACAAGTGAGTATATCCATCATATCTTATATCTTGTCTATAAATCTCTTGTATTTGCTAGGACGGAGATGATGTcgcagctggaggagatggagCAGGAGGTGGGCAACCTTCAGACGGCGCAGACCAAGCAACTGGTGGCCGAGCAGGAGCTTGTGGAGCTAAATCAGCGCAGCGCCCTAATCGCCGAAATCAAATCGCTGGGCACGGCGATCGAGAGTCACAGTTTCAATACGGCATCGCTGCGTCATGCCGTTCGCCGTGGTCACTCCGAGGCACTGGCATCGCTCAGTACGGAACGGCTGCCGGACTTTGGCCGAGTGCAGTGCCTTCTCCGAACTTATGGTCAGTGTCTGCAGCCGTATCATCTGGCCGAATTGCACGCCCAGCTCGTGCAGCTGCAAATGGAGTCGGATGTGGCGACTGGCAGGGAATTTTCTGCACTGGCAGAGGCCATACAGCTGGCCGGACTGGACAGCATGCGCAGCCAGTTGGATGAGCTACTGAGTCGCCTGGATGAGGTGGCCCTGAAGACTTCCGAGCACCTGCAGCAGTACGCGGCAGTCATGAACTTCTTCCCTGAACAAAGTCATCGCCAAAACCTATTCGTTCGCTTCCACGACAGCTTTGGATCGTACATCCAGCACGGTTACACTGTGGACTCCACCAGCAATACCAATTCGCCGTCTAGTTCCATTATTTGCACTGCGGATGTCGTGGGCGTCGCGGATGCCTTGGAGTACGCTTGGGAGCGGCTAGGTTGCAAATTGAATGAGGTCTCTCAGCTTTATGCCGCCAAGCAGGCGCAGGCTCAATCCCTCGGTGCACCCACTCCTGCTCTGCTGGCCATGATTGGCCAGAGTGGCTGcagcctgctgctgctcaaggCGAGCCTAGTTCGCACCTTGGATCGAGCTGGAGGAGCATTCGCTGCTTACGAACAGGTGGCACTGGCCAACCAGGACGAGGATTTGCTGCAACACCAGCTGCACTTCATCCACCTGGTGCGCTCCATGTCCCAAGGAGTTTTGGCGATGGCCAAGCAGGAGGATCTTCATCTGGGACAATTGGAGAGTCTACTT contains these protein-coding regions:
- the LOC6524084 gene encoding beta-1 adrenergic receptor — its product is MAFTSSSSPAWDYRSSPAALGVDPFLWQRQNATETPKEISLQATNLGAGHLLWLAINAFLFVLILGGNMLTIVAVRTCRHLRSVISNLFILSLAVSDFCVGLALPYHLAFYMGSDIGAMRAPCLLRFFLLICACCVSMLTLISIAVDRYIAVVYALHYRRYMTRRVAYGIIISNWCVGALVALLPVFWNRWPEAQACEFDEVLSPGYIAGVITPGFVIIWICMFLVYWRIMREASKQALRLRQSVVYNTDEATTMRSLLLHPDWKSVQIVVFIMGCFTLCWLPYFCVAIAQLFSICRSSSMIYKTTFSLAIANSALNPIIYSWKNSGFRRAFAQTLCCRPTRQCDDPLPADSKHRMEATSSSTGYQQEIKPKDTQ